The following proteins are co-located in the Salvelinus sp. IW2-2015 linkage group LG36, ASM291031v2, whole genome shotgun sequence genome:
- the LOC111959279 gene encoding LOW QUALITY PROTEIN: high-affinity choline transporter 1-like (The sequence of the model RefSeq protein was modified relative to this genomic sequence to represent the inferred CDS: inserted 5 bases in 4 codons): MVGGRDIGLFVGGFTMTATWVGGGYINGTAEYVYLPDYGLAWAQAPFGYALSLVVGGLFFAKPMRSRGYVTMLDPFQQIYGKRMGGLLFIPALMGEIFWSAAILSALGATLSVIVDIDINMSVVISALIAIFYTLVGGLYSVAYTDVVQLFCIFLGLWVRLPFALSNPAVSAXRVTAKEAVYQTPWLGKIDSADTWMWIDNFCLLMLGGIPWQVYFQRVLSASSATYAQVLSFIAAAGCLVMAVPSVLIGAIGASTDWNQTTYGAIPPKEKDQSDMILPIVLQHLCPPWISFFGLGAVSAAVMSSADSSILSASSMFARNIYQLAFRQSATDREIVWVMRITIFVFGALATAMALLTGTVYGLWYLSSDLVYVIIFPXLLSVLFIKGXNTYGSVAGYVFGLLLRIGGGEPYLKLXPLIYYPGWVQQEKIHHLTGDVEYFIQQRFPFKTVSMCACANITEE, encoded by the exons ATGGTGGGCGGGAGGGACATTGGGTTGTTCGTCGGTGGATTTACCATGACGG CTACATGGGTGGGCGGCGGCTACATCAACGGGACGGCAGAGTATGTCTACTTGCCTGACTACGGCCTGGCCTGGGCGCAGGCTCCCTTTGGATACGCCCTCAGTCTGGTAGTAG GTGGCCTGTTCTTTGCCAAGCCCATGCGCTCCAGGGGTTACGTCACCATGCTGGACCCGTTCCAGCAGATATATGGGAAGCGCATGGGGGGGCTGCTCTTCATTCCCGCGCTCATGGGGGAGATCTTCTGGTCTGCCGCCATCTTGTCAGCCCTGG GAGCTACTCTGAGTGTGATTGTGGACATTGACATCAACATGTCGGTGGTGATCTCAGCCCTGATAGCCATCTTCTACACCCTGGTGGGAGGGCTGTACTCTGTGGCCTACACTGACGTGGTGCAGCTCTTCTGTATCTTCCTGGGACTG tggGTCAGGTTGCCGTTTGCCCTGTCCAACCCAGCGGTGTCAGC TCGTGTGACAGCTAAAGAGGCTGTGTACCAGACACCCTGGCTGGGTAAGATAGACTCAGCAGACACCTGGATGTGGATCGACAACTTCTGTCTTCTG ATGTTGGGGGGGATTCCGTGGCAGGTGTATTTTCAACGGgttctctctgcctcttcagcTACGTACGCCCAGGTTCTGTCCTTCATCGCTGCCGCTGGTTGCCTGGTCATGGCTGTCCCCTCCGTCCTCATAGGAGCGATAGGGGCCtccacag ACTGGAACCAGACTACATACGGGGCAATTCCTCCCAAAGAGAAGGACCAATCAGATATGATCCTGCCCATCGTGCTGCAGCACCTGTGCCCACCCTGGATCTCCTTCTTCGGTCTGGGGGCGGTGTCTGCCGCTGTGATGTCATCAGCGGACTCCTCCATCCTTTCAGCCAGTTCAATGTTCGCCAGAAACATCTACCAGCTGGCCTTCAGACAGtct GCGACAGACCGTGAGATCGTGTGGGTGATGCGTATCACCATCTTTGTGTTCGGAGCTCTGGCCACGGCCATGGCGTTGCTCACAGGGACAGTATACGGCCTGTGGTACCTGAGCTCCGACCTGGTCTATGTTATCATCTTCC AGCTGCTCAGCGTGCTCTTCATCAAGG ACAACACGTACGGCTCGGTGGCCGGCTACGTCTTCGGGCTGCTGCTGCGTATCGGCGGAGGGGAGCCCTACCTCAAAC CCCCCCTTATCTACTACCCCGGCTGGGTGCAACAGGAGAA